One Drosophila teissieri strain GT53w chromosome X, Prin_Dtei_1.1, whole genome shotgun sequence genomic window, ACATACCATCGACGGCTGAGATGACCCATTGGGCGGTTTCCTCATCCTCGCAGACCTCTAGCATGCTGGAGTCGAATGTCTGCGTTGACACACACTCACTGAAATTAAGTGGCCCATTATATGGTAATATGGTAGGCTAAGGACTCGTAAGGGCCACAGTACCATGGATGTGCTTCGGTTCCAGGTTCCAGCTCCTCAAGAAATCTTTTAAAGGAGTCCTGCCGTAGGGTAGACAGCCTGTCCACGAGTTCCATGGTGACTCGATTGAGTGCTGCTTTGTCCCTTGGGTTGCAGGAGGAGAACCAGCCACGAAGGCCGCGATTTCTGAAGACCAAAAGTAAGATCTCTTTCGGGAGTTCTCGGGGTCGTTGGAGCAGAAGGAGTGTCCTTGGTGAGTGTCTTGATCGCCGCATCAATGTTGCTTGGAGTGGAAAGAGGGGGATCTGGGTTCAGGGAGGACAGCATCCACAATGTGAACTTGGGGGCGTCTGTATGTTTCCCAGTGAGTTTTCTGGGAATCTGTGGAGCGTTCTGCCTCTGGGGTTGATGGCGCGGGACCCCCACCAGGAGTGTTTACCGTTGTAATCACCAGCTGCTAAAAAGCGAGCACCAAGCACTCAAAGAATTCCTGAAGGTGAGTCTCGATGATCGAGTGTCTGGGGAGGAAGCAGACGGTAACGGAAGTAAATGGTGATTTCTCCCTGTAGGCTGGTGATTCTGGCCACGGCGCACTGGGCCCTTTCCCCCTGAAAGGCCACTCCTGATGAGCATGGCTGCTCCTCAGCGCGCTCTGCGAGATGGATGGTTGGCAAGGATAAGGTCGTAACCGCTTATGTTGAAATGGGATCTTGGACAAAAGTGGGATTCGGGTACTAGGAGTACATCTAAGGCGTCTGTTTTAATGAGGTGTTCAACCGCGGCTCTGCTCCTCTGCAGGCCGGTAGCATTCCAAAGGACATAGGTTCAGTCTTATTTGCATGATTTGGAGTTAAGGATGGAGGCAACCAGCTGCATCATCTGCGAGAACATTTTCTCCATCATCCTTTCTATCCTGCCTTCGAAGCGAGCGATCATTTGTTCTATGTTGCTGGGTTGCGTAGCTTCTGGTGTGGTTTGACGTGTTTGTTGGGGATTAGATAGCTGTGGCACTTGGGTTGACATGAGTGCATCTCTGTAACTCATACCAATAATGATATTTGGGAGCTGAATAGTGGAGGGCTTGGTGCTAGACGTAGCCGGTCTGGGTTTGGGGGCTTGATGtgcctttgcctttttatAAGCAGGGCACCCTCTCTAAGAGTCAGGGTAGTCAGCTTGGCAGTGAAGGCAGCATGCTTTCTCGTCTATCCTTGTGGTGCATGTCCTGGAGTCATGAGGGCCACCACATTTTACGCAGCAATGTTCAAGGAGACAATAGCGCTGGGTGTGTCCAGAACCTTGACATCTGAAGCATTGCGGAACATCGTTGATATTGAAAACCAAGTTTAATTAAACACCCTCAACAATAAGACtagtatttatttgtattttttgtttatgatttgtattcttttatatttcaatgttttctTATTGCAACACAAATCACAACGAACTATACACagcagaaattaaaaacacaagAGAGAGAGGCAGAGAGATACTTCCGGAAGGCGATACCATTAGTGTGACcaaaaaagatatatatcttaatacttaaatataaaggTCAATGGTatgtttgtaatttttttttttttgtatttttatttattcttgccTAGCTTTTCAATGCGGTGTGATTATCCGGACGTCTCCGCTCTCCGGTCGTAGTGCTGGATGTTCTGCTCAGCGGCCTTGTTCTGCTGTCTCGCCGTTCTCGTCGTCCTGAGTGGCGCGGACCGTGTCGTTGGGTGCCCGTCGttttggacctcagctacctgcgtctcaactcggagactttccttgtcccgaacgtttcgacgtagcgatcttgtcCCTTGCTGACTCTCACGGCGGAGCTACCGCCTGGTGACTTCGACCTGCCGCTCCACATTATTGCAGTCCAGGGTGGAGCGATTGACCACGGCCCACTTGTCGGTGCTTAGGCCCGGGCCTTGCGACTCCTCAGATCCTCAGGAGATCGAAGAACTTGATGAAGGGCTGGCAGGAGTGCGGCGGGTACATACCATCGACGGCTGAGATGACCCATTGGGCGGTTTCCTCATCCTCGCAGACCTCTAGCATGCTGGAGTCGAATGTCTGCGTTGACACACACTCACTGAAATTAAGTGGCCCATTCTATGGTAATATGGTAGGATAGATACTCGTAAGGGCCACAGTACCATGGATGCACCATGTGTTAGCTTAGGTTGAGGTATGAAGCCCATGGTGGCAAACAGAAGCGCAAGATTAAATCCCCGTTATAAGTAAGAACCATATTGTCATCTCGCTCTTACTCATAAGTTAGTATTAAGAGATAAAAATGTACACCTTGCTCTCACGCATACATAGAGATATGGGAGAGCATAAGTAAAAGGCGAAGAAGAAAAGCGCGGCATTCTGTGGCGAGTTCTTGTTTAGACGAGTCGAATAAAGGCAAATAAGAACTCTAAGCGACGCATCGGAGTTTTACTTGGCGTTCAAAATTAGGGCAACGGTCCACACCGTCCGCGTCCGAAACCTGACGTACTGGCAACGTCGGAGATAGGATAGTCCTGACTGCCAGTGGACTGTCATTATTGTCAACTTTGACGGATCTATATATTCGATCTGGGGTATTTATTCTTGCCTAGCTTTACAATTATCCGGACGTCTCCGGTCGTAGTGCTGGATGTTCTGCTCAGCGGCCTCGTTCTGCTGTCTCGCCGTTCTCGTCGTCCTGAGTGGCGCGGACCGTTTCGTTGGGTGCCCGTCACTTTGGCTAAGGATTTGTCGTCGTATGCGGACTCACGGCAGCTAACCAAGGCAAACGCTTGGTGGAACGGCAAAAcaccaaccccacgtctgctcggactggtggcgccggtaccacgcctgcttggatcgcacggacacaccaggcaatcGCCGGGTTCACGTACGCAGTCTCCGACAAGTCGACCGGGTATACACCACAATTTCTGTCGCCTCTTTGGGACCCTCTTCGGTTCGGcctcgcctgttgaatgcttccggactacccgtgcttcgtcgtattggacctcagctacctgtgtctcaactcggagactttccttgtcccgaacgtcatgacgtagcgatcttgtcCCTTGCTGACTCTCACGGCGGTAGCTCCTCTGCTAACTTCGACCTGCCGCTCCACATCATTGCAGTCCAGGGTGGAGCGATTGACCACGGCCCTCATGTCGGTGCTTAGGCCCGGGTCTTGCGACTCCTCAGATCCTCAGGAGATCGAAGAACTTGATGAAGGGCTGGCAAGAGTGCGGCGGGTACATACCATCGACGGCTGAGATGACCCATTGGGCGGTTTCCTCATCCTCGCAGACCTCTAGCATGCTGGAGTCGAATGTCTGCGTTGACACACACTCACTGAAATTAAGTGGCCCATTATATGGTAATATGGTAGGCTAGATACTCGTAAGGGCCACAGTACCATGGATGTACCATTTATGCACCATGTACTAGCTTAGGTTGAGGTATGAAGCCCATGGTGGCAAACAGAAGCGCAAGATTAAATCCCCGTTATAAGTAAAAACCATATTGTCATCTCGCTCTTACTCATAAGATAGCATTAAGAGATAAAAATGTACACCTTGCTCTCACGCATACATAGAGATATGGGAGAGCATAAGTAAAAGGCGAAGAAGAAAAGCGCGGCATTCTGTGGCGAGTTCTTGTTTAGACGAGTCGAATAAAGGAAAATAAGAACTCTAAGCGACGCATCGGAGTTATACTTGGCGTTCAAAATTAGGGCAACGGTGTCCACACCGTCCGCGTCCGAACTCTGGTTTGTTATCACCAGACCGTATCGCCGGTTCTCGAGCATTGTGTTCGCATACGTCGGCCAAGTATCCCTCTTTCTGCAATTCTTCGGCATGCAGCACATCCCAAGGACTAAAAAGAGGACGCCCAACCAAATCATTAGAGGAATGTTGCGGATTGGCAAGGAGGAGGAAATTGCAAGAGATCACGCAACATATCCAGACGCGCCACATGTCCCAGGCGCTGTCAACGAAGTATGAAAAGGATCAGGACAAAAGAAGGGCTCAACTAACAAGAGTCATAGAGACTGCAAGCCTGGAGGAACTGCAGAGGattaaagaaaacatttcaGGACCTGCGAAGCTATTTCCTACCAACTACACCACTGAGGAGGCTTTCGTATTATTTATGGAATTGGGACTCTCGGAGGAATAATTAGGCATAGAGTCGAAGTGCTGCCAAACTATAAAACCATTTGATGAGGGCATCACATCAGAGGAAAAAGAAGCGATCAGGAAGAAAAGGATATATGACGAATTTAAAGAGAAGCTAGGACTAAAGGTAGACTGCCCAAAACCAGGTTACGGGAATACCAACGATTGGAATACATCCAGAGCATTTTTTCACCATCACAAGGAAGCTGCTGAAATTACTGGAGCAAGCCAACCCATAATAGAAACGcagtaaattgcatttaaggCGTGAATGCTGAAAAACTCGGAAAATATGCTGAGGAGACATCACGCCTGCTGGATGCTACCTATCCCGATAAGAAGATGACGCCCAGGGTTCGCAAAATGCTTGCCCACGGAAAGGATCTAATCGAGTACCAACGTTTGCCAATTGGTGAATTATCCGAGGAAGCCCAAGAAGCCAAGAACAAGGAATACAAGAAATTCAGGTACTCCAACGCCATGAAAATTTCGAGGACGAAACAAAATGCGGATCTATTTTGTATGTTGGCAGCATCTTCTGATCTTTTTCTGGCTTCCTTAAGGAGCactatttataaaactaaatatgtaaattatagTTATGGTCCAGATTGttctgttttattaaatattgtagaataagattatttatttgtaaaaaaaaaaggaaaaaaatatatgacaaattgacaaaaaaaaaatataaatatatatatataatttttgttctttaatattaaatatctaccatattagcattttcagttACTTAAGTTCACTTAATCGAAAggtactaaaattacctttcattaaaaaaatattaaaaaaatatataaaaaatatctcaactggttcaagagttaaTTAAGAAACCAATTCGTTTAAAGTTATTACTTCTTGTTATTGTATAGGAAACATTGAAAAAGGGCAatctaataataaaaacatgtttCTGAAGAGAACGGGTGAAAACTAATATAcaaagtgaaaagaaaagtatgtgaaaaaagaaagaaatcgCTAAAAAGTAAACGTATAATTCCGCTAGCTAAAATTAAACGATCATGATAAAAACAATTCCTAAATACTAATGTGAttatattaccaaaaataatgaaaagatAAACCGACGACGATCTAACTTTGTAACCATGAGCAAGAACCTTTTTTCCCAGCCGATCGCCGCAGCCAAAGATCTTTCGCCGCCGGAATTGGATTTCCTGTAAGTGCTCTTTTAcaggtatatatattatttcattctaccatttatttagttatttcgtcATCGGCAATGTCGCGCCTAGGCTAcgcaaaacagaaacaaccgTTAGCCCAGGCATCGAACGGACACAAGAATTCTAGAGAATATAGAGAATTCTGCGAATTGCTTTACAtttcatcatttatttaaattaacattaacatGGTATAATGCTTCAGCATGACAAATATAATACAAAGCAGCGACATATAATATAAAGCGCCGACACAtacatgaaaacgaaaaatttCGATTAACGTAATACAACAATATACCTTCCcatgtttcatttttattattaaatatgacattattattattactattaataTATCATACctattaattattgaattacacTTTTTTATATGAGATTAACACAGTTCTTTTCCAGCAACATTTATCTCTTTGCCAACGAATTAcaatacttatatatatacattatattatatatatacatttatctaTATGTGGGAGattaaatggtttatttgAAATACCCGCACAATCGTTAATAGGGTTGTTGTTAATAGGTAGAGTTGGCTATGGGGTAAAAGTTACAGTTCTAGAATTTACGATTGTCGTGCGTGTACTCGTGCGCACTGCGAGAAAGTGAAAGGAAAAGCCGAATGCCTGTCAAATAGACTTACGAACGCTGAGTCTGGGACGAACGCCATCTACAATCATATAGGTTTTCCAACGCTAGTAGTTAAAATCGAGAAAATAATGAACAATAACGAAAACGTTAACCCGacgtacatatacataaataatggTAATTGTCGCGGAACGGTTCCGAGCTATCGATAGTTAGTGAAGTTTAAATTTAGAGCCGCCAAAACTTAGCGATATTTGTGTCAGGATTTCGATGTTCTGGGCACACTAAAACGGGTAAAGCGAAGCTTAACTTTGGCGGGCTAAATCACTCTGTTTTTGCGTTCACATTGAGAGGAATGAGAAACTGCGGTATATAAGAtagaaattgtattttaagttAAGTTCAACCCATGTATATTAAAGTATAATAAAAACCACGTAAACGCTAACGCAACGCACTCCAACTACTCTTTTTGTAATCGAACACGAGGTGTTTCTTGGATGTTTTAAAGGCATTTCCCCGTGATCAGCCAAGCGGTGACAGTAATACTAGAGATATAACGAGAAATAATATAGGAATTTAGGTGAATTATGTCAGgaatatatactatactatagtACTAAGATGAATATGAAATTGATAGGTTATAAATTACTATGTTAATAAAAGGTTATAAAAATTGAGTTAGATAAATTTCTCCGTATCCGGGGTCATGGAAATCAAAGTGTCATGGAATGAGTAGAAGCTAGTCACTTCAAGGGATCCTAAGTGTAATTTGTAGGACCATAAGGGTCATGGAAGGATGGCCATTACGCAGACTGGCGTGATAGAAGAAGTAATGTTGGCAAGTGTATCCCTtattttctctctctttttagCCCTTTCTATTCTTATTCTAgccttttcttttcgttcCCTTTTTGTCCACAAACGTGGCGGTTCATTCTTTTTGCTGATCCACGCCAAGCCGACTAGATATCCGAAATGCCAAGGACATCGCGTGCTCCGCTAACACGTTTATATACCACCAGCTAGGTCTTAGTAGATCgttatagcgttctctcttgttcttatttaaattcatggaTATTCTATTTATAATGCAGATAATAATACGTTGTGTTTATATACATTTCATATTATAATGTACCAGTACTTAGAATTAAGTGGTTTTTGGAAGACTCGTTGTgttatatgtgtgtctgtCATTCGGCTTCTTAAGGTGCAAAGACAAGTTTGAAGAGTTTCCAGTTGTTTTAATAATTCGGTCGCAGGGTTTGCACTTATCAGTCCCGTTTTTTATATCagtgtaattggattttatgttcatCTTAACATGTGCACTTTTACTCGGTATCGCTTTGGAAATCAGAGTGAACGAagggaaaatatcaaaataaaatatcgcattatcgatatttgttcaaaaaaatatcacgatataaatttatcattttcaggaaaaatatcgatatattgatattttgatatattatcaACAACCCTAGACGCATGGCTCCCCTAGAGAAATGTTCAGTCTCTGCCTAGCATTCGTTGCCTTCGGACGTTCGCGATTATCAAGTCTATTATAGTGAAGCATCAACAACTTTTTGCATCAAATTTTTCTGTGCACCCCCTGCGCGTTGCGCAAGCGTGAGGCTGATACCGTTTGCTCTTCGCTTGTTATCTATTGAGCTTGCGAAATTGTTATCAATTGCGTTATTTaggaaaaaataatatcaataGTAAAAATggataataaaaaattgactCACTCCCTATATAAAGAAAGACTAGAGGAGATGGAAAAAATAGCTGGAGCAAGCCCTTCAACACTTCTCTCACAAATCTCAATCGGCGCATCATCATTAAATGATAGTTTACCGCCACAACCGATGTATTCTCTTCCATCGGTAACAACTAGCAGTAACACCAATGTTACTTGCACCAACACCACGACCACAACTTAAGCTAGCTGTTCGCCTACAAACTCATATACTGTGGTAGTAGCAGCAAGTGCCTGTACGTCTTCAACAACGTCTCTTGGAGTACCAACGATCTTGGAAACAGCTCCTTTCATCGCTCAAACGGCGGATGATTCGAATAAGTGCTCGTTCCAATCACTTATATCTGTGGGCAGAAAAAGGGAACTCAAATAGATGTCAAAAAGACAAATATAAGAATCAGGCTTCTCAGCCGCAAAAGTTGCCATCTAAAGATGAGGCACGCTCCCTGTCTTCACTAAGTTATAACAGATTTGCAGCCTTGGATGATGAAGCAGATAAAATCATGCAAGTAGATCTGCCTGAAAGTAGCTCTGATGAAGAGGAAGCAACTCCAGCTGCTGATATTAGAAGTGGGCAATCCTTAAAAATGGCCAAGCTTCCAGCCATTTGTGTCCCAAACATCAACAATCCCACTTATTGGATTCGTGTGCCGGTGAAATCAATTATACCCCTTCAGTACGTCCCTAAGGATTCCCTAACGAATTCCTAGGGAGTTCCCAGGACTCCTAGAGGAATCCTAGGGAAAGTCTCCATACAAATCTGGgaggaatttccatacaacaggcgttcgtggcgGGAAATTCGAAGTTTCCGAGGAAATCCTctggaattcctcgggaatatcgaaaaataagcaaggttttttccccaggaattcctcagtaattcctggacgaattcccgAGGATTTTTCCGAGGAATTCCTAAGGAATTCCCAAGGAATATACCTataaatccagaaaaatcttccaaaaaattaaaaaatttatttaaatggtaaattaaactttttttttcctttattctactaattttttcctttttttgtttgcattattttttacaCATGCCAGTGCGTGGGCCAAGGCCTtctctgctggctgctggccttCTAATGTGCTTATGCTATCTGTaacgaaaagtattttaataataatattattagattatagccaaataacaaatatacataccaATCAGAACGGAAAAGAATTtgggaaatgcttttaaagACTTTTTCCCGTTTAGGCCGTCTATGTTGTAGGCGCACAAGAGCGTTACTGACAAAACGCCCTTTATTGCCTTTGACAAATTgttgcttttaaaaatttttgttattgcttccatctgaaagaaaaaaataaaaacacagaatGAATTTTACGATCACTTAGaccatatatactttacttacGTAGCGTTCTTGGGACCCTGAGCTTATGTTCTGATCTAAAGCCACCAGATCTTCCTCCGACGTGACTGGGAacgccacatccacagccacattctTCGCCTTCCCCTTTACGAAAATCGCCAACAAGGTCGTCATCCTCGCAACCTGGTTCGTGGTCTCCGCAAGCTGCTTCGTgttctccgccagctgcttcGTGTTGGCCTCCAACACCGTCTCCAATGACCGAACCCTTTGGCTGATCTCGGCCATttggtcgtttattgtcgGGGGTTGCCGGGTTTCCATTACCAGATCATCCTCTATTAAATAGAAGTTGTACTGATATAAAAATGACTgcaataacattttatatggTTCATCTACCCTCAAGGGAGAAAACAAATTGGGTGAGCTTTTGGCTAGTTGTCGGCTCTTCAGACATCTTAAaagaactataaaaactaatattgtattttatctgtttttcttgttatactttaattaaatacgtttttttttcggtcATCAAACCGAGGCAGGTGAATCTTCTAAAGATACCTAAAAGGTATGCCCGATTCATATTGAAAAATACGCCTACGGACTAAACAcctccaaaataaaatttaaataaaattaacaaagaTTCTCCCTTTGTTTGTAAACCCTAcgaaaaatgaatatatggAAGTAGCACTATTTCGCTCTTATATGGCATCGCTACCGCTTTCCTAACCATATTAGTAACCTCAAATCTTTCTAAATCGAGTGCCATATTCCCACTTGCTAAGCAAATACCTAGAGCCAAAGAGGATACAGGCGCATTATATCCTACCTATAAAAAATACCTTCTGCATCCTTTTCAAAAGAATCTACTTCAATCGGGATGTGTTCTAGAGGTCCGATTTGCTTAATCGTCTCTTTTACATGAAGTAAACCGTGAACATTGTATGAAACACTACTTTCTCCataaataattggaaaattgttCACAAATAAATCCAACATTTGCTGGGCATTATTTACGTTCGACTCTCGTTGCAAGTGAGAGGAAAGCAGTCTGTAAGCACCGTGCAGCAAAAGGAATGAGTAATACTGGTCATCATTAATTGTATCTTTAAGAGCTACAATACAAGTGTATAACAAAAATTGTCTAAACTCTGTGGCTTTCCAATGCTGCAATTCATCCAATGTTCTTGGTTTTCGAGCAAACTCTTGCGGGACGCAGCTCTTCATCGATAGCAAACATGGGGATATTAGCTGTTTCCTTGGTTTGGAAACCCTATATTCTtgctctattttattttccactattctttttaaaaattttcgcATGACACCCAAATCAATAAGGTGCATGCAATCTAAAGGGACTTGAGTTACCATTAGAACCCCAAGTTTTTCTAAAGCGGACTGAACGATATGTCCTTTGCCTAAAGTTTTCATCTGTAATTAATTTACCACGTTCAGTTCTAAATGTCAATACAGAATCTACTTTTCGTCCTATCTGGGTACATTTGCTGCCAGTAATAAATGCTCGAGCAGGAGCATCACAAACTATGGCTCTAATTTccaaaccaatttttttattagagattgtcaaaccatttttaataatttcggaAGTTTCGGACACAAATTAAGATAAAAACTCTTTGCAATTAAACGGCTTATTATGTCCCATTAAAACTCCAATTGGCAATACGGGGCGGCCAtggatattatttattcttagaaGAATGGGCCATAACTGTGCTCTAGAACTCTTAAAAATTGGAAGTCCGTCAATGTTTATATCGATGATCAGTAAGTCCGGCAATTGGGGAAACACtgatagtttatttaattgttttgctaaaccGATAGCAAAATAGGAGATATAGTAATAGGAGAGCAAATATTCCCTATTTACTGTTGTGCTGGGCCCTGCTACTTCACCTATACCCTCGCTTTCGATTTGATTGGGCGTTTCTAGAGCACTTCGCCTCATAattttttccctttccttagctgctaatttattaatatatctaGAGCCAACCATTTTCTTCCTTTGCTAATTTTAATGAGGACAAAagaattactttattttaacgtatttaattaagtgttatttatttattattttttatattatttaatttattattagctttatcataaaataatcatcaataaataataataattaccacCGAAGAAGTCCACAGCAAAAagcaactaaaaaataaaattgcgtcaaataaaaatattgttttaaaaatgttgcgTTCAAAACCATATTTTGGCTGAATTGCTATATTTCCTTAAgcgcaatattttttaaacaatatttttattcggcGCAATTTTAATAAGACTTTATTTTTCTCGCGATtttttcaacaaatatttatattgtgattggctttttgttgtggattttttcgcgcgattaaaattttaattctaCTCTATTtgtatgccaaaataaaaaaagaggcGCATGAAAacttatctttaaaaaaatacagtGGCCCAttattaactttaattttGACTTGGCgtggtatattttataatgaatataaaattaacGTAACAAATGCATTCcatagttatacccgttactcgtagagtaaagcACTTCACATTTCTTGCGCTTAACATATTATGTACTTTTCGCAAAATCATGCActttggaatgcaattagctatgctaaCTTATCAACACGAATCACTTTACTTACcggatttatatttttttttgttgaaaataaattgaatttgttcaCAAACACGACGTGTCACTTcacaattaattgcaaatgcaaaagaaaaggggtgacggaaaacgaaaccgaaaattctgacaggcgcgtgccagggtatttccgaccataatgatcccgtgtaattagaattacatagagaaataattaaaaacggacgcacttgcgttgcctatagcgacagtttaatttcttaaaaagcttaaaatccttaaatcaacaaatataaattatatatacacttaaaactatataaatatcccaccaattattagaTCGGTATTTAGAAGTCTATACATTGCGTTTTTTCTCGAAGGAGACTGGCAAAGCGAGCAAATTTGTGATGGTGATGACGAAGCAGCTATCAACCATAATACCAGGCAAAACCTGTTCTTTGTTAGTCTGAAACACGGATTAAACATTTCTGAAGTACTAAAGGTAACGAAACTCGGTAGACACAGAGTCACCATAAAACGCGCTATGCACGAGTGGCAATTATTTGTcagaattgaaaaaataaagaagctCAGGCCAAACCCAAGGCTCCCTGCATTTActaataaaagcaaaactgTCAGCTCTAAAAAAGGTGGAAGCTATAATCAAGGTTTCATCCCGGCTGAGGCCGTCAGAAGCACTATATCATACGCCGATATTGTACGGCCCAAAGGTCAGTGGAGACTCACCAACCCCACAGAGACCTAGACTCAACACAAGACTGGAATCTAACAAGGCTTTTAGAGAACTTGTTCAGATCCTCATATCACGGACGTCAAAATGACTCaaccaataataaaaatcggaTTGTGGAATGCACGTGGACTAGCTAGGAACGCTGAGGAACTTAGGCTTTTCCTAAGCATGCACGATATCGACATCATGTTTGCCACTGAAATACACGTGCGAGAAGGACAGCGCATCTTTGTACCTGGTTACTCCACCTACCACGCCGTTCACCCCAGTGGAAACAGCAGAGGCGGTGCCACTGTCATAGTGCGATCCTCCTTGCAACCCTTCCCCAACCTTCAATCTCAACCAACGACCGGCAA contains:
- the LOC122624975 gene encoding uncharacterized protein LOC122624975, which produces MAEISQRVRSLETVLEANTKQLAENTKQLAETTNQVARMTTLLAIFVKGKAKNVAVDVAFPVTSEEDLVALDQNISSGSQERYMEAITKIFKSNNLSKAIKGVLSVTLLCAYNIDGLNGKKSLKAFPKFFSVLIDSISTLEGQQPAEKALAHALACVKNNANKKRKK